Part of the Vigna unguiculata cultivar IT97K-499-35 chromosome 3, ASM411807v1, whole genome shotgun sequence genome, tatttaattttttacaattatttctcatatatttattacaatagAATGATGTGAATTGactaagtttattttttagaattgaatAATCAAACCGTTCACttaatacttaaaatattattatatagacTATATTTAAATAACTTGACAACACAAATAAATCAAACTATTCGAATATTTTTTAGCTAACattctaatatataaaatataaatttttaaaattaaaattagtaaataattataataaaaaaatacatacatttAATTGTGATAATTCTtttgttaaactttattttataaagtttttaattttttgtaaaattaagtacatggataaataatatatatatatatatatatatatatatatatatatatatatatatatatatatatatatagacagaCGTGATGAAAAGATGTTGTACTGTAGTAcctatattaatattaatatatgaagATATTCTCTGGTGTTtacattcttttttaaatttattcataagtatctttttaagtaatttttttaaagtgtaactattttttctgattttacaattttgttaaatttaatcattttcttaatctatttttttataataaaaaaacattcaaaaaatacctacaatcaaattatatatatatatatatatatatatatatataaaattaataaaggtATCTtacatttagtttttttttttttaattaattttatcattatgtgaaaaaatgtatatttaattaaaaaaaatacaaataattaaaaaatttaaatacattctcatgctaaaacaattatataatactaatattaatttttaattatatttaataaattaaaatttatataataaatatattttatttttcaaaaatagataTGACATGACGTGTAGTAAGAGGTGAAATTTATTGGGCTTTCTGAGAGAACAAACTAACATTGAAGCCCAGTCCAGAGGGACTAACGTGACTCTATATGGTTTAGGGTTCAGCCATAAAACCCTCATATTTAAGCCAATCCAAGACACAAAGTGGTTCTTGTTGTTGAAAACCTAGAAGCGGCAAGAATGGTGAGCAACCCTCCAACGACATTGATGATGTCTCTGGTGATTTGTGTTTTAATTGTTCTGATTGAATTTTCAGGCAGACGTTGAGGTCGATGTCGCTGCAGCGGGGCAGCCCAAGAAGAGAACATTCAAGAAGTTCAGTTTCAGAGGTGTGGATCTCGATGCGCTTCTTGATATGTCCACAGATGAACTTGTGAAGCTTTTCAGTGCTCGTGCTCGCAGAAGGTTCCAGAGAGGTCTAACCAGAAAGCCCATGGCCTTAATCAAGAAGCTTCGCAAAGCGGTACAATGCTCTATTATTTGTCTCTTCATTTCTGATTTGgtttttatgattataattttaattgaatcgTGTTCCCTTTACATCAAGTAATTTTGAGGTAGCACTATCAGCTGTATTCCTAATGAATCCATTTACGCATTGCACGAACGATCTCCTTGCTAAatctttactttattatttatgcATTGTATGAAATTTTCGCTGATAAATCTTtactttattgtgtttttattcttttgctTTTGAATTGTTTTCAGTAGTTGGTATACCGTGAAATTGTTTTATGGTTTCATCCAACTcgaaatgtatttattttatcatttttagtCGAAACACACATGTGCAAACTAGGTTATTTGATATAGGACTCGAACAAAGTTGCTTTCGTGGTTTAACATTAACAATTGTTCTTGAGTAAACTCTTGCTGTTGTTGTTCAGTATAATGAAATAGTTTTATTAGGAATATCCAAACATTTTTTGTGTTTATGAAATTTTCTTCACTGCATTTAAAATCATTGTTGTATTCCCACCGTATAATTGAATACAGTTAAAGAAACTGTCagaaaaattttcatatgaCTAGAGGCTAGAGGAGTGCATTTTGCTTGTAGGGATTTAGTAGTGGTAAAGGTTACCTATAAGATCAAAGCAATAAAGTGTGGACAAGTATACAGGGcaaattcttaaataaaacttaatatttaacTGTGTACAATCGATATTTAACTTAATTGTGATTTGTTGGAATGATTATCGATTTTAATTTTGCTTGATTTTAAGGTTTAATTGTAGGTATTGGAATTGATGTACTGATATTTAAACTTGTTTTTGGTCACAGAAAAGGGAAGCTCCAGCAGGTGAGAAGCCAGAACCAGTGCGCACCCACCTCCGGAACATGATCATTGTGCCTGAGATGATTGGTAGCATCATTGGAGTTTACAATGGCAAGACCTTTAACCAGGTTGAAATCAAACCTGAGATGATTGGGCATTATTTAGCCGAGTTTTCTATCTCATACAAGCCCGTTAAGCACGGGAGACCTGGTATTGGTGCTACTCACTCATCCAGGTTTATTCCTCTCAAGTGAGAACTTTTTGTGGGAAAGAAACTTCAGTTTAGTTTGTAGTGGTCTGAAGAAAACCAACTCTTATCAGAGATTTTGTTTGTTTGACCTTTTTGATTTCAGTTATCTATCTATGTTTTGACTTACGGTTCTCATGATTTAATTCCATAGATTCAAGATTTTAATGTCCTTGTGTgaaattatgttatgttcatAAGTAATTGGGTCTTTATAGAAAAACAAACACCAATTTATCGTTGCTTTTTTTAACTAGTTAAATCGAACTGCGATACGCAAATTTTTGGTGCTTTCGTTCTGGATGGGAAAAAACACATTACACTTTCTAAACGATGGttcttaaaataaacttaagcATAATAGTTGTTGCTCCTTCAGCTTTTAGTGgtgacaattttttcttattgcTGTTTTACGACTGTCCATACACTTTCTTAAACtatacaaatacaaatacaaatatcaTTGACGCGTAACTAGGATTTGTTTGAGGCGTCACTAGGATTAGCCatcaattataatatcattgagatttttataaaaatcaagaTACCAATGAATCATgaacatgtttatataataaatcaagATACAATTTTCGATTCAAAACTATGAACTTctatttatatgaaattttcgATATAAGcaccttattatttttatctaatatgaaatttgaaaataactttactaataacattttaatgattttatgcTTGACATGCTTCTTATTTTCAACGCAGTAGCTAGAggagaaattatttttataagggCAGcgcttttatattttttgttttgttttgatacGTTCATACGATCAGGTTGAGTTATTCATACCTAAAGATCAAC contains:
- the LOC114178039 gene encoding 40S ribosomal protein S15-4, whose protein sequence is MADVEVDVAAAGQPKKRTFKKFSFRGVDLDALLDMSTDELVKLFSARARRRFQRGLTRKPMALIKKLRKAKREAPAGEKPEPVRTHLRNMIIVPEMIGSIIGVYNGKTFNQVEIKPEMIGHYLAEFSISYKPVKHGRPGIGATHSSRFIPLK